One window of Verrucomicrobiia bacterium genomic DNA carries:
- the glnA gene encoding glutamine synthetase (forms a homododecamer; forms glutamine from ammonia and glutamate with the conversion of ATP to ADP and phosphate; also functions in the assimilation of ammonia; highly regulated protein controlled by the addition/removal of adenylyl groups by adenylyltransferase from specific tyrosine residues; addition of adenylyl groups results in inactivation of the enzyme), whose protein sequence is ELPPEELKKVPNVAGSLGEALDCLEKDHEFLLKGDVFTSDFLDMWIAAKRKEHDALRLRPHPYEFFLYYDV, encoded by the coding sequence CGAACTGCCGCCCGAAGAGTTGAAGAAGGTGCCCAATGTGGCGGGGAGCCTGGGTGAGGCCCTGGATTGCCTCGAGAAAGACCACGAGTTCCTGCTCAAGGGCGACGTGTTCACGTCGGATTTTCTGGACATGTGGATAGCGGCCAAACGCAAGGAGCATGACGCCTTGCGCCTCCGGCCCCATCCATATGAGTTTTTCCTCTACTATGACGTGTAG